Within Lactobacillus amylovorus DSM 20531, the genomic segment AAGAAATCAACTTCTACTTGAGCAAGAACGAGTACGTCCGTTATGGCGTTGCAGCACCAAAATACAATAAAGATCACACCGTTAAGCAAATCGTAGCGGAGATCGAATTGAAGCACGGTGTAGCGCGTCAACACTCAGAAGCCACTTTAACTAAGGCAATTCGTGAAGATTTGGCAAAGAACATCATGCCGTACATGCTTCCACAACGTTTTGTCTACCAAGACAAGTTGCCTATTTCTCAAAACGGCAAGGTTGATATCAAGGCGGTTATTAAGGAGGTTAATAAGTAGTGAATTTTAATTTCATTAACTTACAACCTTACTCAAATCCGCAATATTTCGTTTACTTGATGATTGCTTTAATTCCAATCATTATTGGTCTTTATAACGGTCGTCGTCTCAAGACATATGAAGCAATTTTCTCAATTGTCTTCTTATTCTTGATCTTTGATGGTAGTCACTGGCAACAAGGTGTAAACCTGATTCTTTGGTTGATTTACGAATTCGCGTTGACCTTTGCTTATCAGTATTATCGTCATCATGGTAAAAATAAGACCTGGATTTTCAGTTTAGCTGTAATTTTGGCCATCATACCATTAGCTGCAGTTAAATATTTGACTGCGTTTCCTGATAATTCAATTAACTTCGTGATCGGTTTCTTGGGTATTTCATATGTAACGTTCAAGACCGTTCAAGTTATCATGGAAATGCGTGATGGGGCAATCAAGAAGGTAGATCCTGTAACGTATGCAAGATTCTTGCTCTTCTTCCCAACTATTTCATCAGGTCCTATCGATAGATATCGCAGATTTAAGAAAGATTACGATAAAGTTCCTACAAGAGACGCATATATTACAGACTTACAATGCGCTGTAAGATATTTGTTCCAAGGATTTTTATACAAATTTGTAATTGGTTGGTTCTTTGGTACTTACTGGCTTCCAAGAATCAGCACTGCTGCTTTAGCAGTAGGTAACGCAAATGGTGGTTTGAAGTTATCCTGGTGGTTACTTGCTTATATGTACTGCTACAGTATGTATTTGTTCTTCGACTTCGCAGGTTACTC encodes:
- the dltB gene encoding D-alanyl-lipoteichoic acid biosynthesis protein DltB codes for the protein MNFNFINLQPYSNPQYFVYLMIALIPIIIGLYNGRRLKTYEAIFSIVFLFLIFDGSHWQQGVNLILWLIYEFALTFAYQYYRHHGKNKTWIFSLAVILAIIPLAAVKYLTAFPDNSINFVIGFLGISYVTFKTVQVIMEMRDGAIKKVDPVTYARFLLFFPTISSGPIDRYRRFKKDYDKVPTRDAYITDLQCAVRYLFQGFLYKFVIGWFFGTYWLPRISTAALAVGNANGGLKLSWWLLAYMYCYSMYLFFDFAGYSLFAVSISYFMGIHTPMNFNKPFISKNIKDFWNRWHMTLSFWFRDYIYMRFTFFAMKKKLFKNRIRLSQVSYFLLFLIMGFWHGLTWYYIVYGLFHATAICVNDMWLRFKRKHKKQIPHNKFTEWFAIFLTFNVVCFSFLIFSGFLSQLWFGWK